Proteins encoded in a region of the Lathamus discolor isolate bLatDis1 chromosome Z, bLatDis1.hap1, whole genome shotgun sequence genome:
- the LOC136004991 gene encoding uncharacterized protein LOC136004991 isoform X1 yields the protein MLCQGGGKAGRKQRTGHLTQASQRGIPYHSTSCPGSNCKVPREYAGVSTETARDDDLLHGCLHRRGCAATQKPEQRALAWTLCVPEQTLSGAPEDFLTSLFQLQDQKEKRFLLMGSNRGERRILEWFMLEGTLKLIQFQPLPTGGQGHLTLEQLAPSPCVLPGLEHCRGRGSLSFSGHPVPAPQHPHREELLPESPSQSPLWQVQAIPPWPVPTRPCPKPLSRFLVAPVGTGAALRFPPLKEPVILQAEQAHLSQPGCGAEVLQPSQHLHGFLWLTYAAPRPSGVGAQDLDAGLCFLLHWHKCRVSLQQLDRSRSSYRKTWGR from the exons atgctctgccagggaggagggaaagccgggaggaagcagagaacaggacacctgacccaagctagccaaagaggtattccgtaccacagcacatcatgcccaggatctAACT GTAAAGTGCCCAGAGAATACGCTGGAGTAAGCACAGAAACTGCAAGAGATGACGACCTCCTGCATGGATGTCTGCATCGCAGGGGCTGCGCTGCCACGCAGAAACCAG agcagcgTGCTCTCGCGTGGACACTGTGCGTGCCGGAACAGACCCTTTCAGGAGCTCCAGAAGATTTTTTAACCTctttatttcagctgcaagaccagaaagaaaagaggtttCTGCTAATGGGAAGCAACAGAGGAGAGCGGAG aatcctggaatggttcatgttggaagggaccttaaagctcatccagttccaacccctgcccacgggcgggcagggacacctcacactagagcagcttgctccaagcccctgtgtcctacctggcctagaacactgccggggacggggcagcctcagcttctctgggcaccccgtgccagcgcctcagcaccctcacagggaagaacttctgcctgagagcccgtctcagtctcccctctggcaggttcaagccattcccccttggcctgtccctacacgcccttgtccaaagcccctctccaggtttcttgtggcccctgtaggcactggagctgctctaaggtttcccccCCTTAAGGAACCTGTtattctccaggccgaacaagcccatctctctcagcctggctgcggagcagaggtgctccagccctctcagcatctccatggtttCCTCTGGCTCACTTACGcggctccacgtccctctggaGTTGGGGCCCAagatctggatgcaggactttgtttcctcttacatTGGCATAAATGCAGAGTGTCCCTTCAACAGCTGGACAGATCTAGATCCTCCTATAGGAAGACCTGGGGCCGGTAA
- the LOC136004991 gene encoding uncharacterized protein LOC136004991 isoform X2 — translation MEGATLKSREVKLPAEEGCEKVVCVSGKVPREYAGVSTETARDDDLLHGCLHRRGCAATQKPEQRALAWTLCVPEQTLSGAPEDFLTSLFQLQDQKEKRFLLMGSNRGERRILEWFMLEGTLKLIQFQPLPTGGQGHLTLEQLAPSPCVLPGLEHCRGRGSLSFSGHPVPAPQHPHREELLPESPSQSPLWQVQAIPPWPVPTRPCPKPLSRFLVAPVGTGAALRFPPLKEPVILQAEQAHLSQPGCGAEVLQPSQHLHGFLWLTYAAPRPSGVGAQDLDAGLCFLLHWHKCRVSLQQLDRSRSSYRKTWGR, via the exons atggaag GTGCCACACTTAAATCAAGAGAggtgaagctgccagctgaggagggctgtgagaaggtTGTCTGCGTGAGTG GTAAAGTGCCCAGAGAATACGCTGGAGTAAGCACAGAAACTGCAAGAGATGACGACCTCCTGCATGGATGTCTGCATCGCAGGGGCTGCGCTGCCACGCAGAAACCAG agcagcgTGCTCTCGCGTGGACACTGTGCGTGCCGGAACAGACCCTTTCAGGAGCTCCAGAAGATTTTTTAACCTctttatttcagctgcaagaccagaaagaaaagaggtttCTGCTAATGGGAAGCAACAGAGGAGAGCGGAG aatcctggaatggttcatgttggaagggaccttaaagctcatccagttccaacccctgcccacgggcgggcagggacacctcacactagagcagcttgctccaagcccctgtgtcctacctggcctagaacactgccggggacggggcagcctcagcttctctgggcaccccgtgccagcgcctcagcaccctcacagggaagaacttctgcctgagagcccgtctcagtctcccctctggcaggttcaagccattcccccttggcctgtccctacacgcccttgtccaaagcccctctccaggtttcttgtggcccctgtaggcactggagctgctctaaggtttcccccCCTTAAGGAACCTGTtattctccaggccgaacaagcccatctctctcagcctggctgcggagcagaggtgctccagccctctcagcatctccatggtttCCTCTGGCTCACTTACGcggctccacgtccctctggaGTTGGGGCCCAagatctggatgcaggactttgtttcctcttacatTGGCATAAATGCAGAGTGTCCCTTCAACAGCTGGACAGATCTAGATCCTCCTATAGGAAGACCTGGGGCCGGTAA